One Gemmatimonadaceae bacterium DNA segment encodes these proteins:
- the rfaE2 gene encoding D-glycero-beta-D-manno-heptose 1-phosphate adenylyltransferase: protein MPSVRRRRAANRPSSDSSVTSSKERSRSGSAARWRQQARVPRHPAHRRCGGLLRRQCRGGLRPLLPVPRRHGAGSALRPAELRRRHSQAPASARRLVGPSGGCQSGACASQRQPHHHLRRVSRDRRVPDVRANPPLRAIGERRPVTHTLFDPARKLFTRDALVAWRAAQPGRIAFTNGVFDLLHPGHLDVLRHARACGDALVVGLNADASVRRLKGPDRPVRSEAERAIVLAALEMVDAVSLFDEDTPRELILALQPDVIVKGGDYTPDTVVGAAEVRARGGEVVIVPLTPGHSTTSTIARLRDPGQSKTA, encoded by the coding sequence ATGCCGAGCGTGAGGAGGCGGCGGGCCGCAAACAGGCCATCCAGCGACTCGTCGGTGACATCATCGAAGGAGCGCAGTCGCAGTGGTAGCGCCGCGCGGTGGCGCCAGCAAGCTCGGGTGCCTCGTCACCCTGCTCATCGGCGCTGCGGTGGCCTACTTCGGCGCCAATGTCGCGGAGGTCTACGTCCGCTTCTACCGGTTCCGCGACGCCATGGCGCAGGAAGCGCGCTTCGCCCGGCAGAACTCCGACGACGACATTCGCAAGCACCTGCGAGCGCTCGCAGACTCGTTGGACCTTCCGGAGGATGCCAGTCAGGTGCGTGTGCGTCGCAGCGCCAACCGCATCACCATCTCCGCCGAGTATCACGAGACCGTCGAGTTCCCGATGTTCGTGCGAACCCTCCGCTTCGCGCCATCGGTGAGCGAAGGCCTGTGACGCACACGCTCTTTGATCCCGCCCGCAAGCTCTTCACCCGGGATGCGCTGGTCGCATGGCGCGCCGCGCAGCCCGGACGGATCGCCTTTACCAACGGCGTCTTTGACCTCCTGCACCCGGGCCACCTCGACGTGTTGCGGCACGCGCGCGCGTGCGGCGATGCCTTGGTGGTCGGACTCAATGCCGATGCTTCGGTCCGCCGGCTCAAGGGCCCCGATCGGCCAGTCCGCAGCGAGGCCGAGCGCGCCATCGTCCTCGCTGCCCTCGAGATGGTCGATGCCGTGTCCCTGTTCGACGAAGACACGCCACGCGAGCTGATTCTCGCCCTGCAGCCCGATGTCATCGTCAAGGGTGGTGATTACACTCCCGACACCGTCGTCGGTGCCGCCGAGGTGCGCGCGCGTGGCGGGGAAGTGGTCATCGTGCCACTGACGCCGGGACACTCGACCACTTCCACCATTGCCAGGCTCCGTGACCCAGGCCAGTCCAAGACAGCATAG
- a CDS encoding aldehyde dehydrogenase family protein, with protein MDADLLSIQEARDLVARAAAAQRRFARASQVQVDAIVAAMGHAASRAAEALARAAVDETRMGVYEHKIVKNRFASDVLLEYILPLQTVGVLREDRARKVRELAVPMGVVGAIIPTTNPTSTAIYKALISLKARNAIVMSPHPRAVRCTVEAGRLLEAAAVEAGAPPGLVNVLTRPTLESTNALMRHRDTAVLLATGGSDMVRAVYTAGKPAYGVGPGNVPAIIERTANLAKAVSDVVDGKTFDAGVLCSSENSVIVDAPVAAAVRDLFVREGAWFCSSGEKALLERYMIPPSGKGINPDVVGVQPQAIAAAAGFAIPASARLMIVELSTVGRSDPLSREKLCPVLGYYVEHGWEACCERAIELLHHGGVGHTLGIHSRDRAVIERFFEEKPAFRIVVNTNTAIGAVGYTTGFAPAMTLGPGSWGGSITSDNITPLHLMNIKRMGEEIRPYRDPLRGSAISTRATGPDAPPARPTADSLDVGRIVDDFLATFRAARQ; from the coding sequence GTGGACGCCGACCTGCTCAGCATCCAGGAGGCGCGGGATCTCGTCGCGCGTGCGGCCGCCGCGCAGCGCCGCTTCGCCCGGGCCTCGCAGGTGCAGGTCGACGCGATCGTCGCGGCGATGGGCCATGCCGCCAGCCGCGCGGCCGAAGCGCTGGCGCGGGCCGCCGTCGACGAGACCCGGATGGGCGTCTACGAACACAAGATCGTCAAGAACCGCTTCGCGTCCGACGTGCTCCTCGAATACATCCTCCCGCTGCAGACCGTTGGAGTCCTGCGCGAGGATCGCGCGCGAAAGGTGCGCGAACTGGCCGTGCCCATGGGGGTCGTCGGTGCCATCATCCCGACCACCAACCCGACGTCCACGGCGATCTACAAGGCCCTCATCTCGCTCAAGGCGCGCAACGCCATCGTGATGTCGCCGCATCCGCGTGCCGTGCGCTGCACGGTCGAGGCGGGACGCCTCCTCGAGGCGGCCGCGGTCGAGGCGGGAGCGCCCCCGGGGCTCGTGAACGTGCTCACGCGACCGACGCTCGAGAGCACCAATGCGCTCATGCGTCACCGCGATACCGCCGTGTTGCTCGCTACCGGTGGCTCCGACATGGTCCGTGCCGTGTACACCGCGGGCAAACCTGCCTACGGCGTCGGGCCGGGCAACGTCCCCGCGATCATCGAACGCACCGCCAACCTCGCCAAGGCGGTATCCGATGTCGTCGATGGCAAAACGTTCGATGCGGGCGTCCTCTGCTCGTCGGAGAACTCGGTGATCGTCGATGCGCCGGTCGCCGCGGCGGTGCGCGATCTGTTCGTGAGAGAAGGCGCCTGGTTCTGCTCGTCAGGCGAGAAGGCGCTGCTCGAGCGATACATGATTCCGCCATCGGGGAAGGGCATCAACCCGGATGTCGTCGGAGTTCAACCGCAGGCCATCGCCGCCGCCGCCGGATTCGCGATCCCGGCATCGGCGCGCCTTATGATCGTTGAGCTGTCTACCGTTGGGCGCTCCGATCCGCTCAGTCGCGAGAAGCTCTGCCCGGTCCTCGGCTACTATGTCGAACATGGGTGGGAGGCCTGCTGCGAACGCGCCATCGAACTCCTGCACCACGGTGGCGTCGGACATACGCTGGGGATCCACTCCCGCGACCGCGCGGTCATCGAACGGTTCTTCGAAGAGAAGCCCGCGTTTCGCATCGTGGTCAACACCAACACCGCGATCGGCGCGGTCGGCTACACGACCGGCTTCGCCCCGGCCATGACGCTCGGCCCAGGATCGTGGGGTGGCAGCATCACCTCCGACAACATCACGCCGCTCCACCTCATGAACATCAAGCGCATGGGCGAGGAGATCCGGCCCTATCGCGATCCTCTGCGTGGCAGCGCGATCTCGACGCGCGCCACGGGGCCCGATGCGCCACCCGCACGCCCGACCGCGGACTCGCTGGATGTTGGTCGAATCGTCGACGACTTCCTCGCCACATTTCGCGCCGCTCGTCAATGA
- the selD gene encoding selenide, water dikinase SelD — MGPGDLTKALAPLPVRDDPAILVGRESFDDAGVYRLTSELALVQTVDFFAPIVDDPYVFGQVAAANALSDVYAMGGVPMTALSIVGFPTGALPLEVLTDIVRGGQDKVHEAGAVLIGGHTINDEELKFGLSVTGRVHPDRMLTNAGATAGDVLILTKPLGTGIVATAVKRDTARLGDEQAMLDSMVRLNDIAAAAAVDLALRCATDVTGFGLLGHGSHIARASRVTLRIRLTSLPTLPGTREALRAGVRTGGAERNLSYLEPLVDWGAASVEQRALTIDPQTSGGLLVACPRERVADYLSRVPGSVVIGEVTERGEHLLVLE, encoded by the coding sequence ATGGGTCCGGGAGACCTGACGAAAGCGCTCGCGCCGCTGCCCGTGCGCGATGATCCTGCCATTCTCGTGGGGCGTGAGTCGTTCGACGACGCCGGCGTCTACCGCCTGACGAGCGAGCTCGCACTCGTCCAGACGGTGGATTTCTTTGCGCCCATCGTCGATGACCCGTACGTCTTTGGTCAGGTCGCGGCGGCCAACGCACTCTCCGACGTCTACGCCATGGGCGGCGTTCCCATGACGGCGTTGTCCATCGTCGGATTCCCCACCGGCGCGCTGCCGCTGGAGGTGCTCACCGACATTGTCCGCGGTGGGCAGGACAAGGTGCACGAAGCCGGTGCGGTGCTCATCGGAGGTCACACCATCAACGACGAGGAGCTCAAGTTCGGTCTCTCGGTGACCGGACGCGTGCACCCCGACCGGATGCTCACCAATGCTGGCGCGACCGCTGGAGACGTGCTCATCCTCACGAAGCCGCTGGGCACGGGGATCGTGGCCACGGCCGTCAAGCGTGACACTGCGCGCCTGGGCGACGAGCAGGCCATGCTCGACAGCATGGTACGCCTGAACGACATTGCGGCAGCGGCGGCGGTCGACCTCGCGCTGCGTTGCGCCACTGACGTCACTGGTTTTGGACTCCTCGGGCATGGGTCGCACATCGCCAGGGCCAGTCGTGTCACCTTGCGCATCCGCCTGACGAGCCTCCCGACGCTGCCCGGCACTCGCGAAGCGCTCCGCGCCGGCGTGCGCACCGGGGGAGCCGAGCGCAACCTCTCGTATCTTGAGCCGCTCGTGGACTGGGGGGCGGCATCGGTCGAACAGCGCGCGCTCACCATCGATCCGCAGACGTCGGGTGGTCTGCTCGTTGCCTGTCCCCGCGAACGCGTGGCCGACTATCTTTCGCGCGTCCCGGGGTCGGTCGTGATTGGTGAGGTGACCGAGCGCGGGGAACACCTGCTGGTCCTGGAGTAA
- a CDS encoding acyl-CoA thioesterase: MHVTQVRVRYGETDQMGVVYHAEYLAYCEIGRTELIRTLGLPYAEMERQGVLLAVADASLRFHAPARYDDLLDIETRLTDVRSRGVSFEYLIRNAATGARLVSARTDLVAIDPGNRLTAIPPALRERLAMGLDSIR, encoded by the coding sequence ATGCACGTGACCCAGGTCCGTGTACGCTACGGTGAAACCGATCAGATGGGCGTCGTGTATCACGCCGAGTACCTCGCCTACTGTGAGATCGGGCGAACCGAGCTGATTCGGACCCTCGGGCTACCCTACGCTGAGATGGAGCGGCAGGGCGTGCTCCTCGCCGTGGCGGACGCGTCGCTGCGGTTTCACGCACCGGCGCGCTACGACGACCTTCTGGATATCGAGACCCGGCTCACGGACGTGCGCTCCCGGGGCGTTAGCTTCGAGTACCTGATCCGTAACGCGGCCACCGGAGCCAGGCTCGTCTCGGCGCGCACCGATCTGGTGGCCATCGACCCCGGCAACCGCCTCACCGCTATCCCGCCCGCCCTGCGTGAACGCCTTGCCATGGGTCTCGATTCGATTCGTTAG
- a CDS encoding RidA family protein codes for MLSHIHTENAPAAIGPYSQGIVAGGFLFTAGQIALDPVTMSVVSGDVVAQTERVLANLEAVLAQAGCGWRDVVKTTVFLHDLADFPRVNEVYARALGDARPARSTVQVSALPRGVLVEIEAVARVP; via the coding sequence GTGCTCAGTCACATTCACACCGAAAACGCGCCCGCTGCGATCGGTCCCTACTCCCAGGGCATCGTTGCAGGTGGCTTCCTGTTCACTGCCGGCCAGATCGCCCTCGACCCGGTCACGATGAGCGTCGTCAGCGGCGACGTCGTGGCGCAGACCGAGCGCGTGCTCGCCAATCTCGAAGCGGTGCTCGCCCAGGCGGGCTGCGGCTGGCGCGATGTCGTGAAGACCACGGTGTTTCTTCACGATCTGGCGGACTTCCCGCGCGTGAACGAGGTCTACGCCCGTGCGCTCGGTGATGCGCGACCCGCCCGGTCCACCGTGCAGGTGTCCGCGCTGCCGCGCGGCGTGCTGGTCGAGATCGAAGCGGTGGCCCGCGTTCCCTGA
- a CDS encoding BMC domain-containing protein — MTAPDRGWSQDALGLIETRGLIGAIEAADAGAKAANVRLLGTERADAGLVTVKFLGDVAAVKAACDAGAAAAQRVGQLVAVHVIPRPHDDIASVAEDDEVPDALVSRDRIDFARLESLKVVELRSLARRTVNFPLKGRDVARAGRDELLSAFRSLKG; from the coding sequence GTGACAGCGCCTGATCGAGGCTGGTCCCAGGACGCGCTCGGGTTGATCGAAACACGCGGGCTCATCGGGGCGATCGAGGCCGCTGACGCCGGCGCCAAGGCGGCGAACGTCCGGCTGCTGGGGACTGAGCGCGCGGACGCAGGCCTCGTGACGGTCAAGTTCCTCGGGGACGTCGCGGCCGTCAAAGCGGCGTGCGACGCCGGTGCGGCCGCCGCACAGCGCGTCGGTCAGCTCGTGGCGGTCCACGTCATTCCTCGGCCCCACGACGACATCGCCTCCGTTGCTGAAGACGACGAGGTTCCCGACGCACTCGTGTCGCGCGACCGGATCGATTTCGCCCGCCTCGAATCACTGAAGGTCGTCGAGCTGCGTTCCCTCGCGCGACGCACCGTGAACTTCCCTCTCAAGGGCCGCGACGTCGCCCGCGCCGGGCGCGACGAACTGCTGAGCGCCTTCCGGTCGCTCAAGGGCTGA
- a CDS encoding UDP-2,3-diacylglucosamine diphosphatase, with the protein MLPAPCYIVSDAHLGVAPRASEHGLVSFLRHARQDARSLVINGDLFDFWFEWRSVIPRIGYRVLAEVAAFADAGIPVLWVAGNHDCWGGQFLRDDAGIDYRFGPWRGTIGGWQVRIDHGDGLRGAEDRRYRFVRPLLRNRAAIWAYRHLLHPDWASRIALGTSATSRTYSAADNGEGLKRVAFRDLAADRALDLIVFGHSHVPALVASPTGGLYGNAGTWLGDSTYLRLADEHVTLLRWKGSHGEPIAHHSRPAPAEA; encoded by the coding sequence GTGCTCCCGGCCCCGTGCTACATCGTCTCCGATGCGCACCTTGGCGTTGCTCCGCGTGCTTCGGAGCACGGCCTCGTGTCATTTCTCCGGCACGCCCGACAGGACGCGAGGTCGCTGGTGATCAACGGCGACCTGTTCGACTTCTGGTTCGAGTGGCGCAGCGTCATCCCGCGGATCGGATATCGGGTGCTGGCCGAAGTGGCTGCGTTCGCCGACGCAGGCATCCCCGTCCTGTGGGTGGCCGGAAACCATGACTGCTGGGGTGGCCAGTTCCTGCGCGACGATGCCGGGATCGACTACCGGTTTGGCCCATGGCGCGGGACGATCGGGGGCTGGCAGGTGCGGATCGACCATGGCGACGGTCTCCGTGGTGCCGAGGACCGCCGGTACCGATTCGTCCGACCGCTGCTCCGCAATCGGGCGGCGATCTGGGCGTACCGGCATCTCCTTCACCCGGACTGGGCCAGCCGGATCGCGTTAGGCACTTCGGCGACGAGCCGCACCTACAGCGCCGCGGACAACGGGGAGGGTCTCAAGCGGGTGGCGTTCCGCGACCTTGCCGCCGACCGCGCACTGGACCTGATCGTGTTCGGGCACTCGCATGTGCCGGCGCTGGTCGCGTCGCCGACGGGTGGACTCTACGGCAATGCCGGCACCTGGCTCGGCGACAGCACCTACCTACGGCTTGCCGACGAGCACGTCACGCTGCTGCGCTGGAAGGGGTCACACGGGGAGCCGATCGCGCATCATTCCCGCCCGGCACCAGCCGAAGCCTGA
- the eutM gene encoding ethanolamine utilization microcompartment protein EutM yields MAQSALGLIETKGLVGAIEAADAMVKAANVRLIGKEKVGGGYVTVFVRGDVGAVKAATDAGAAAAERVGELVSVHVIPRPHAELELILPQGALGDSA; encoded by the coding sequence ATGGCTCAGAGCGCGCTCGGCCTGATCGAGACGAAAGGACTGGTCGGGGCCATCGAGGCCGCGGACGCGATGGTGAAGGCGGCCAACGTGCGGCTCATCGGCAAGGAAAAGGTCGGCGGTGGCTACGTGACCGTGTTCGTGCGCGGTGACGTCGGTGCCGTCAAGGCGGCCACGGACGCGGGCGCCGCCGCCGCAGAACGCGTCGGTGAACTCGTTTCGGTGCACGTCATCCCGCGGCCGCACGCCGAACTCGAACTGATCCTGCCGCAGGGCGCCCTCGGTGACAGCGCCTGA